The following are encoded together in the Actinoplanes sp. N902-109 genome:
- a CDS encoding thioesterase II family protein produces MSTGTAVRSPYLTRDPDPTAALRLFCFHHAGGAASAFNGWAQALGPRISVVPVQLPGRETRIREPRLRDMTAVVEALAAQLGPWLSRPYAFYGHSMGALLAYNVARLRAAAGRPAPYRLVVSAFPAPHLPSATVPVGDLSDDGLIRWMTGIGGMSGELAGFPQWQRTVAAVVRDDLAVCASHRHVDGAPLRCPIHVFTGTTDPLVTRADAQAWAQHTEAGFQLHEMAGGHFFPRETGRSFLDRLAASLDAGTAL; encoded by the coding sequence GTGAGCACCGGCACCGCGGTCCGGTCGCCGTACCTGACCCGGGACCCCGACCCGACAGCAGCGCTGCGGCTGTTCTGCTTCCACCACGCCGGCGGTGCGGCGTCCGCGTTCAACGGCTGGGCGCAGGCACTCGGCCCGCGCATCAGCGTGGTGCCCGTCCAGCTGCCCGGGCGGGAGACCCGCATCCGCGAGCCACGCCTGCGCGACATGACCGCCGTCGTCGAGGCGCTCGCCGCGCAGCTCGGCCCCTGGCTGTCCCGGCCGTATGCGTTCTACGGCCACAGCATGGGCGCCCTGCTGGCGTACAACGTGGCCCGGCTGCGTGCCGCCGCGGGCCGGCCGGCGCCGTACCGGCTGGTGGTCAGCGCCTTCCCGGCGCCGCATCTGCCCAGTGCCACCGTGCCGGTCGGCGATCTGAGCGACGACGGGCTGATCCGGTGGATGACCGGCATCGGCGGGATGTCCGGCGAGCTGGCGGGGTTCCCGCAGTGGCAGCGCACCGTTGCCGCTGTGGTGCGCGACGACCTCGCCGTGTGCGCCAGCCACCGGCATGTGGACGGTGCGCCGCTGCGCTGCCCGATCCACGTCTTCACCGGCACCACGGATCCGCTGGTCACCCGGGCCGATGCGCAGGCCTGGGCGCAGCACACCGAGGCCGGCTTCCAGCTGCACGAGATGGCCGGCGGGCACTTCTTCCCGCGCGAGACCGGCCGCTCGTTCCTGGACCGGCTGGCCGCGTCGCTGGACGCCGGCACCGCGCTTTAG
- a CDS encoding alpha/beta fold hydrolase: MNDVAELKRFAVVHAKAQGIPAERYRPLLDRVGTDADWVREWSVAAEDMDRSGQTLTACRYWNMARFPFVDGPDRQEALDRCLGAFDRWRRTRDGIERLDLELPGGRVRCWTSGLSHRTPRPLLVVMGGIVTVKEQWAPILVQARRLGMAGIVTELPGVGENTLPYERESWRMLPGLLDAVRDRADVTATVAVALSFSGHLAVRAAAQDSRIGGIITSGAPVADFFTDERWRGRVPVVTRDTLDHLTGGQDLRSWALTAGELRRVQAPVCYLHSARDEIIPATEIGHLRAALPDLRVVTHDDVHGSPNHVAESRLWVALSILRLRGTRGVPRAALGTLWRAARLRSRLARSAA; encoded by the coding sequence ATGAACGATGTGGCAGAGCTCAAACGGTTCGCGGTCGTGCACGCCAAGGCCCAGGGCATCCCGGCCGAGCGGTACCGGCCGCTGCTCGACCGGGTCGGGACCGATGCCGACTGGGTACGGGAATGGTCGGTCGCCGCCGAGGACATGGACCGCTCGGGGCAGACCCTGACGGCCTGCCGGTACTGGAACATGGCGCGGTTCCCGTTCGTCGACGGACCGGACCGGCAGGAAGCGCTCGACCGGTGTCTCGGCGCGTTCGACCGCTGGCGCCGCACCCGCGACGGCATCGAGCGGCTGGACCTCGAACTGCCCGGCGGGCGGGTGCGGTGCTGGACCAGCGGGCTGTCGCACCGTACCCCGCGGCCCCTGCTCGTGGTCATGGGCGGCATCGTGACCGTCAAGGAGCAGTGGGCGCCGATCCTGGTGCAGGCCCGGCGGCTGGGCATGGCGGGCATCGTCACCGAACTGCCCGGCGTGGGTGAGAACACCCTGCCGTACGAGCGGGAGAGCTGGCGGATGCTGCCCGGGCTGCTCGACGCGGTGCGTGACCGGGCGGACGTGACCGCGACCGTGGCCGTCGCGCTGAGCTTCAGCGGCCACCTCGCCGTGCGCGCCGCCGCCCAGGACAGCCGGATCGGCGGGATCATCACCTCGGGCGCACCGGTGGCGGACTTCTTCACCGACGAGCGGTGGCGCGGGCGAGTGCCGGTTGTCACCCGCGACACCCTCGACCACCTCACCGGCGGGCAGGACCTGCGCTCGTGGGCGCTGACCGCCGGGGAGCTGCGCCGCGTCCAGGCACCGGTGTGCTACCTGCACAGCGCCCGCGACGAGATCATCCCCGCGACGGAGATCGGGCACCTGCGCGCCGCGCTGCCGGATCTGCGCGTGGTCACCCATGACGACGTGCACGGGTCACCCAACCATGTCGCCGAGTCGCGGTTGTGGGTCGCGTTGTCCATCCTGCGGCTGCGGGGCACCCGGGGCGTGCCCCGGGCGGCGCTCGGCACCCTGTGGCGCGCCGCGCGGCTGCGGTCCCGGCTGGCCCGGAGCGCGGCGTGA
- a CDS encoding 2-oxo acid dehydrogenase subunit E2 → MTGSPVARQRRHTLHFLREIRGFSPVFLDTQVRMDAVRHHRATARARGQRYSIVTYVLHSTALVLSKHPEANAAITGRWRPRVQHHAGVHAKVAFDKTLDGRRVVLAAVLPDLNTASLDDIQRLLNHYRDGDPDHMPEFDGVRALQRLPVPLGSLAFRGTVRPLHRRAERLGTVAVTSLGHSSVDSFHSVGGTTVTLGLGRVLEQPVAVDGRVEVAPVMRLSLAFDHRVIDGAEAADVLTEIKETLEGIAV, encoded by the coding sequence ATGACCGGCAGCCCGGTGGCCCGGCAGCGCCGGCACACCCTGCACTTCCTGCGCGAGATCCGCGGGTTCAGCCCGGTGTTCCTCGACACCCAGGTGCGGATGGACGCGGTCCGGCACCACCGGGCCACCGCCCGGGCGCGCGGGCAGCGCTACTCGATCGTCACCTACGTGCTGCACAGCACCGCGCTGGTGCTGTCCAAGCATCCCGAGGCCAACGCCGCGATCACCGGCCGCTGGCGGCCCCGGGTGCAGCACCACGCCGGGGTGCACGCCAAGGTCGCCTTCGACAAGACGCTCGACGGTCGGCGGGTGGTGCTGGCGGCCGTCCTGCCCGATCTGAACACCGCCTCGCTCGACGACATCCAGCGCCTGCTGAACCACTACCGCGACGGCGACCCCGACCACATGCCCGAGTTCGACGGTGTGCGCGCCCTGCAACGGCTGCCCGTACCGCTGGGGTCGCTGGCCTTCCGCGGCACGGTGCGACCGCTGCACCGGCGCGCCGAGCGGCTCGGCACCGTGGCCGTCACCTCGCTGGGGCACAGCAGCGTGGACAGCTTCCACTCGGTCGGCGGCACCACCGTCACGCTCGGGCTGGGCCGGGTGCTGGAGCAGCCGGTCGCCGTCGACGGCCGGGTCGAGGTGGCGCCGGTGATGCGGCTGAGCCTGGCCTTCGACCACCGGGTCATCGACGGCGCGGAGGCCGCCGACGTGCTCACCGAGATCAAGGAGACGCTGGAGGGCATCGCGGTATGA
- a CDS encoding HAD family hydrolase — protein sequence MPTADEELTALHRAGRLAEEFPRVVQLLAELEPAQLSRAGRLLARLDPEQLSAAHPGLRTVTVAITGHGTLGTLVPALTAELARHSLILRPRLTSFDSYVFELGDPGSELYRSDPDLVLAVLDPEIVGAELPLPWTADDAARVLEGKVTLVERLATTFEQHSRGALVLNTLPMPRRYPGQLVDQRSRARLGVAWRTANMNLLRLVENHPRVSVVDLDPLLAEGVPVADARMHTYAKAHLSEPLLAAYAREVAHLARAVLGRTRKCLVVDLDNTVWGGVLGDDGPDGIEVDGTHRGEAFRDFQRVLRQIRSQGIPLAAVSKNDLEPVRRVLREHPGMTVREDDFVRVVANWRPKHDNLRELAATLNLGIDALVFADDSAFECGLVRQELPAVAVVRLDDDPAGHVDRLLRDGWFDTRELTDDDLARAERYREESDRADFLHSFTSLDDYLRELAVRVEFGPADPADLARVAQLTLRTNQFNLTTQRLQHADVTALAADPDALVLSIRSRDRFGENGLVGAILAHRSDDGLHIDNAVLSCRVFSRGIEHACLSALLQHAAATGATAVHGTYRPTARNGTVRDFYPRYGFTVVDEDPARTTFRHDLARTLPPPDHVVLHTSLEGAVP from the coding sequence GTGCCGACCGCCGATGAGGAACTGACCGCGCTGCACCGCGCCGGCCGGCTCGCCGAGGAGTTCCCCCGGGTCGTCCAGCTGCTGGCCGAGCTGGAGCCGGCCCAGCTCAGCCGGGCCGGACGGCTGCTCGCCCGGCTCGATCCGGAACAGCTCAGCGCGGCGCATCCCGGTCTGCGGACGGTCACCGTGGCGATCACCGGCCACGGCACGCTGGGCACGCTGGTGCCCGCGCTGACCGCCGAACTGGCCCGGCACTCGCTGATCCTGCGCCCGCGGCTGACCAGCTTCGACTCGTACGTCTTCGAGCTCGGCGACCCGGGCAGCGAGCTGTACCGCAGCGACCCGGACCTGGTGCTGGCCGTGCTGGACCCGGAGATCGTCGGCGCCGAGCTGCCGCTGCCGTGGACCGCCGACGACGCGGCGCGCGTGCTCGAGGGCAAGGTGACGCTGGTGGAACGGCTCGCCACCACCTTCGAGCAGCACAGCCGGGGCGCGCTGGTGCTCAACACGCTGCCGATGCCGCGCCGGTACCCGGGCCAGCTCGTCGACCAGCGGTCCCGCGCCCGGCTCGGCGTGGCCTGGCGTACGGCCAACATGAACCTGCTGCGGCTGGTCGAGAACCATCCGCGGGTCAGCGTGGTGGACCTGGACCCGCTGCTGGCCGAGGGCGTGCCGGTCGCCGACGCGCGCATGCACACCTACGCCAAGGCCCACCTGTCCGAGCCGCTGCTGGCCGCGTACGCCCGGGAGGTAGCGCACCTGGCCCGCGCGGTGCTCGGCCGGACCCGCAAGTGCCTGGTCGTCGATCTGGACAACACCGTCTGGGGCGGCGTGCTCGGCGACGACGGCCCGGACGGCATCGAGGTCGACGGCACCCACCGCGGCGAGGCGTTCCGTGACTTCCAGCGGGTGCTGCGGCAGATCCGGTCGCAGGGCATCCCGCTGGCGGCGGTGAGCAAGAACGACCTCGAACCGGTGCGCCGGGTGCTGCGCGAGCACCCCGGGATGACCGTACGGGAAGACGATTTCGTCCGGGTCGTGGCGAACTGGCGGCCCAAGCACGACAACCTGCGCGAGCTGGCGGCGACGCTCAACCTGGGCATCGACGCGCTGGTGTTCGCCGACGACAGCGCCTTCGAATGCGGCCTGGTGCGGCAGGAGTTGCCCGCCGTCGCCGTGGTGCGGCTCGACGACGACCCCGCCGGGCACGTGGACCGGCTGCTGCGCGACGGCTGGTTCGACACCCGCGAGCTGACCGACGACGACCTGGCCCGGGCGGAACGCTACCGGGAGGAGTCGGACCGGGCGGACTTCCTGCACAGCTTCACGTCGCTGGACGACTACCTGCGCGAGCTTGCCGTACGGGTGGAGTTCGGGCCGGCCGACCCCGCGGACCTGGCCCGGGTGGCCCAGCTGACCCTGCGGACGAACCAGTTCAACCTCACCACGCAGCGGCTGCAGCACGCCGATGTCACCGCGCTCGCCGCCGACCCCGACGCCCTGGTGCTCAGCATCCGGTCGCGCGACCGCTTCGGCGAGAACGGGCTGGTCGGCGCGATCCTGGCGCACCGCTCGGACGACGGCCTGCACATCGACAACGCCGTGCTGAGCTGCCGGGTGTTCTCCCGCGGCATCGAGCATGCCTGCCTGTCCGCGCTGCTGCAGCACGCCGCCGCCACCGGCGCGACGGCCGTGCACGGCACCTACCGGCCGACTGCCCGCAACGGCACCGTCCGGGACTTCTACCCCCGCTACGGCTTCACCGTGGTCGACGAGGATCCCGCCCGGACCACGTTCCGGCACGACCTCGCCAGGACGCTGCCGCCACCGGACCATGTCGTGCTGCACACCAGCCTGGAAGGAGCCGTGCCGTGA
- a CDS encoding 3-oxoacyl-ACP synthase III family protein: MDSPDVHVLSVGTALPGPPVDNTALARRFGMDPLWEQWVDVFVGTRTRHLSFDLPTGTVRSTLAELGAEAARTALARAGVGPDEVDLVVMGTATPDALMPATVNVVADLLGIDGVPTYQLQSGCAGAVQALDVAARLLATGAGSTALVVAGDVSTKFFDLSLDLTKLAPAELVNVVLFGDGAGAAVLSTAAAPGAAVIRRLLNQLVGRGRAPGHQLNWFGPADRDADVPGALEDYTAIAESVPQLALEVLEELLAGLGWTRADLSYLLPPQLNVRMTEQIVARLAVPAANEISCVQDTANTGNALPFLQLEQALDKMASGERLIGVAIESSKWIKSGFALERV; this comes from the coding sequence ATGGACTCGCCCGACGTACACGTGCTGTCGGTGGGCACGGCGCTGCCCGGCCCGCCCGTCGACAACACCGCCCTGGCCCGGCGATTCGGCATGGACCCGCTGTGGGAGCAGTGGGTCGACGTCTTCGTCGGCACCCGCACCCGGCACCTGTCGTTCGACCTGCCCACCGGCACGGTGCGCAGCACGCTCGCCGAGCTGGGCGCCGAGGCCGCGCGCACGGCGCTGGCCCGCGCCGGGGTCGGCCCGGACGAGGTGGACCTCGTCGTGATGGGCACCGCAACCCCGGACGCGCTCATGCCCGCCACCGTCAACGTGGTGGCCGATCTGCTGGGCATCGACGGGGTGCCCACGTACCAGCTGCAGTCCGGCTGCGCGGGCGCGGTGCAGGCGCTCGATGTCGCCGCGCGGTTGCTGGCGACCGGGGCGGGCAGCACCGCGCTGGTGGTGGCCGGTGACGTCTCCACCAAGTTCTTCGACCTCAGCCTGGATCTCACCAAGCTGGCCCCCGCCGAGCTGGTCAATGTGGTGCTGTTCGGCGACGGCGCCGGGGCTGCGGTGCTGTCGACCGCGGCGGCACCGGGCGCAGCGGTGATCCGGCGGCTGCTCAACCAGCTCGTCGGCCGGGGCCGCGCACCGGGCCACCAGCTCAATTGGTTCGGCCCGGCGGATCGGGACGCGGACGTCCCGGGGGCGCTGGAGGACTACACCGCCATCGCCGAGTCGGTGCCGCAGCTGGCGCTCGAGGTACTCGAGGAACTGCTGGCCGGGCTGGGCTGGACCCGGGCGGATCTGTCGTACCTGTTGCCGCCGCAGCTCAACGTCCGGATGACCGAGCAGATCGTGGCCCGGCTCGCGGTGCCGGCGGCGAACGAGATCTCCTGTGTGCAGGACACCGCCAACACCGGTAACGCGCTGCCGTTCCTGCAGCTGGAACAGGCGCTGGACAAGATGGCGAGCGGGGAACGGCTGATCGGCGTCGCTATCGAGTCGAGCAAGTGGATCAAGTCCGGTTTCGCGCTGGAGCGGGTCTGA
- a CDS encoding methylmalonyl-CoA mutase family protein produces the protein MRASTPPLNPSSPGAASQGSPAEPDFRPGTRHQWRERVAAALNRTAPERNADAGTVELMLTTTTEDGVALRPLYTSEDRDAAPMLAGRRPPAYPGSWDLRQRHADPDPSAACAAIADDLAHGTTSLWLVVGAGAVPLPALARVLEAADDAAAPVGVHLDAGWAFESAARELLRRRTPRGSLGADPLGLEAATGEVADSVAAVRLAEHCAEAVPGLRSYTVNGLVYHEAGAGHAQELGCSLAAAVAYLRELTDAGLSVDDACGQLDFRFAASVDQFGTIAKLRAARALWTRVTTACGASPPARRQRQHAVTSMAMTTARDPWGNVLRGTVACFAAGAGGADAITVLPYDVAFAVAGPASRRLARNTTAILVDEVHTARVADPAAGSWFVEALTTDLARAAWALFTEIEGAGGLGPALRTGLVAGHLATSRARREQDVAHRRRRLIGVTDFVAPADPPGAKPGPAAGEPAAAQPGGLPAQRWAEPFERLRALADQHAARTGARPCVFLATPGPSAEYSARRNFAANLLAAGGIAVVDSGSTVDPAEMVRLFRDSGTAVACLASTDKLYAEHAAELVRALRSAGARRVLLTGPAQATAGFAGLPDGVLAEGMDVLATLRRLHLDLGIPQEER, from the coding sequence ATGCGCGCCAGCACACCACCACTGAACCCCTCATCACCCGGCGCGGCGTCGCAGGGCAGCCCGGCGGAGCCGGACTTCCGGCCCGGCACCCGCCACCAGTGGCGCGAACGAGTCGCCGCCGCGCTCAATCGCACCGCTCCCGAACGGAATGCCGACGCCGGCACCGTCGAGCTGATGCTCACCACGACGACCGAGGACGGCGTAGCCCTGCGGCCGTTGTACACCAGCGAGGACCGCGACGCGGCGCCGATGCTGGCGGGCCGCCGGCCCCCGGCCTACCCGGGCAGCTGGGACCTGCGCCAACGCCACGCCGACCCGGATCCGTCCGCCGCGTGTGCCGCCATCGCCGACGACCTGGCCCACGGCACGACCTCGCTGTGGCTGGTCGTCGGTGCCGGAGCTGTCCCCCTACCGGCCCTGGCCCGGGTTCTCGAGGCGGCGGACGACGCGGCCGCGCCGGTCGGCGTACACCTGGATGCGGGGTGGGCGTTCGAATCCGCCGCCCGGGAACTGCTGCGTCGCCGGACACCGCGGGGCAGCCTCGGCGCGGACCCGCTGGGGCTGGAAGCGGCTACCGGCGAGGTGGCCGACAGCGTGGCTGCGGTGCGGCTCGCCGAGCACTGTGCCGAGGCGGTGCCGGGGCTGCGCTCGTACACCGTGAACGGGCTGGTGTATCACGAAGCCGGCGCCGGTCACGCTCAGGAGTTGGGCTGTTCGCTGGCCGCCGCGGTGGCTTACCTGCGGGAATTGACCGATGCTGGGTTGAGTGTCGACGATGCATGCGGACAACTTGACTTCCGGTTCGCGGCCAGTGTCGACCAGTTCGGCACGATCGCCAAGCTGCGGGCGGCGCGGGCGTTGTGGACCCGGGTGACGACCGCGTGTGGTGCTTCACCGCCGGCACGCCGGCAGCGGCAGCACGCAGTGACCTCCATGGCGATGACAACCGCGCGTGACCCGTGGGGCAACGTGCTGCGCGGGACCGTCGCCTGTTTCGCCGCGGGTGCCGGTGGTGCCGATGCGATCACGGTGCTCCCGTACGACGTGGCGTTCGCGGTGGCCGGCCCGGCGTCGCGGCGCCTGGCGCGGAACACCACCGCCATCCTCGTGGACGAGGTGCACACGGCCCGGGTGGCGGACCCGGCGGCCGGTTCGTGGTTCGTCGAGGCGCTGACCACAGATCTCGCCCGGGCCGCGTGGGCGTTGTTCACCGAGATCGAGGGCGCGGGCGGTCTCGGACCGGCTCTGCGGACCGGTCTGGTCGCCGGCCACCTCGCCACCAGCCGTGCGCGCCGCGAGCAAGACGTGGCCCACCGACGCCGCCGCCTGATCGGCGTAACCGATTTCGTGGCCCCCGCCGACCCACCCGGAGCGAAGCCCGGGCCGGCTGCCGGGGAGCCGGCAGCGGCGCAACCCGGCGGGCTGCCCGCCCAGCGATGGGCGGAGCCGTTCGAGCGGCTGCGCGCCCTGGCCGACCAGCATGCCGCCCGGACCGGTGCACGGCCGTGCGTGTTCCTGGCAACGCCCGGTCCGTCCGCTGAGTACAGCGCACGGCGCAACTTCGCTGCGAATCTGTTGGCAGCGGGAGGCATCGCGGTGGTGGACAGCGGATCAACTGTTGATCCGGCCGAGATGGTGCGGCTCTTCCGGGACAGTGGCACGGCGGTGGCCTGCTTGGCGTCGACCGACAAGCTGTACGCCGAGCACGCCGCCGAGCTCGTCCGGGCCTTGCGGTCGGCGGGCGCCCGTCGCGTGCTGCTGACCGGGCCGGCTCAGGCGACGGCCGGGTTTGCCGGACTGCCCGACGGCGTTCTGGCCGAGGGCATGGACGTGCTCGCCACCCTGCGCCGGCTGCACCTCGACCTGGGCATCCCGCAGGAGGAGCGATGA
- the scpA gene encoding methylmalonyl-CoA mutase, whose amino-acid sequence MIPDFTELPLIPHTSGVPDAHPSTEAAPPIDPPPEEDQPGIPTPEGITLRGRYTAADLSGLDLAGHYPGEPPFLRGPYPGMYATQPWTIRQYAGFSTAQESNAFYRRSLAAGQNGLSVAFDLPTHRGYDSDHPRVTGDVGMAGVAIDSLYDMRELFDGIPLDRISVSMTMNGAVLPILALYIAVAGEQGVTPRQLSGTIQNDILKEFMVRNTYIYPPGPSMRIVADVFAWTAQHMPRFNSISISGYHMQESGASADLELAYTLADGVQYLQAGVAAGIDIDVFAPRLSFFWGVGTDFFMEVAKLRAARLLWARLVRRFGPTSDKALALRAHCQTSGWSLTAQDVSNNVVRTCAEAMAATQGHTQSLHTNALDEALALPTDFSARIARNTQLVLAHESRTTEVIDPWGGSWYVERLTQQLAARAWAHIGEIDAAGGMAAAIEQGIPKRRIEESAARVQARIDSGAQPVIGVNKYRPAAEAPIDVLRIDNAAVRAEQLAKLRRLRADRDEPACQAALAALTRAAGAEPGGASGVPYGRLLALGVEAARALATVGEMSAALERSFGRHSASVRTISGVYRAEAAADARVDTVRTATARFLQSSGRRPRILMAKMGQDGHDRGQKVIASAFADLGFDVDVGALFQTPEEVARQAVDADVHVVGVSSLAAGHLTLVPALREQLDAAGGDDVLIVVGGVIPVQDHERLRAAGADAIFGPGTVVTEAATAVLDLLAPGS is encoded by the coding sequence ATGATCCCGGATTTCACCGAGCTGCCCCTGATCCCGCACACGAGCGGCGTGCCGGACGCGCACCCGAGCACCGAGGCGGCCCCGCCCATCGATCCGCCGCCCGAGGAGGACCAGCCCGGCATCCCCACCCCGGAAGGCATCACGCTGCGAGGCCGGTACACCGCCGCCGACCTCTCCGGCCTCGACCTCGCCGGGCACTACCCGGGTGAGCCACCGTTCCTGCGCGGCCCCTACCCGGGCATGTACGCCACCCAGCCCTGGACCATCCGGCAGTACGCGGGCTTCTCCACCGCGCAGGAGTCCAATGCGTTCTACCGGCGCAGCCTGGCCGCCGGGCAGAACGGGTTGTCGGTGGCCTTCGACCTGCCGACGCACCGGGGGTACGACAGCGACCATCCGCGGGTGACCGGCGATGTCGGCATGGCAGGGGTGGCGATCGATTCGCTGTACGACATGCGGGAGCTGTTCGACGGTATCCCGCTGGACCGGATCAGCGTCTCGATGACCATGAACGGAGCGGTGCTGCCGATTCTGGCTCTGTACATCGCCGTCGCCGGTGAGCAGGGTGTCACGCCTCGGCAGTTGTCCGGGACGATCCAGAACGACATCCTCAAGGAGTTCATGGTCCGCAACACCTACATCTATCCGCCGGGGCCGTCGATGCGGATCGTGGCGGACGTGTTCGCCTGGACCGCGCAGCACATGCCGCGCTTCAACTCGATCTCGATCTCCGGCTATCACATGCAGGAGTCCGGCGCGTCCGCCGATCTGGAGCTGGCCTACACGCTCGCCGACGGGGTGCAGTACCTTCAGGCCGGCGTGGCCGCGGGCATCGACATCGACGTCTTCGCGCCGCGGCTGTCGTTCTTCTGGGGCGTGGGCACCGACTTCTTCATGGAGGTCGCCAAGCTGCGCGCGGCCCGGTTGCTGTGGGCGCGGCTGGTGCGGCGGTTCGGTCCCACCAGCGACAAGGCCCTTGCCCTGCGGGCGCACTGCCAGACGTCGGGGTGGTCGCTCACCGCGCAGGACGTGTCCAACAACGTGGTCCGTACGTGCGCCGAGGCGATGGCCGCGACGCAGGGGCACACCCAGTCGTTGCACACCAACGCGCTGGACGAGGCGCTGGCGCTGCCGACCGACTTCTCCGCCCGGATCGCTCGCAACACCCAGCTGGTGCTGGCGCACGAGTCGCGTACCACCGAGGTGATCGACCCGTGGGGCGGTTCCTGGTACGTCGAACGGCTGACCCAGCAGCTGGCCGCGCGGGCGTGGGCGCACATCGGCGAGATCGACGCCGCGGGTGGCATGGCGGCGGCGATCGAGCAGGGCATCCCGAAGCGCCGGATCGAGGAGTCGGCTGCCCGGGTGCAGGCGCGCATCGACTCGGGCGCGCAGCCGGTCATCGGCGTCAACAAGTACCGGCCGGCCGCGGAGGCGCCGATCGACGTGCTGCGCATCGACAACGCGGCGGTCCGGGCCGAGCAACTGGCCAAGTTGCGCCGGCTGCGGGCGGATCGCGACGAGCCCGCGTGCCAGGCGGCTCTGGCGGCGCTGACCCGTGCCGCCGGTGCCGAGCCGGGCGGGGCGAGCGGTGTCCCGTACGGGCGGCTGCTCGCGCTGGGCGTCGAGGCCGCGCGGGCGCTGGCCACCGTGGGGGAGATGTCGGCGGCGCTGGAGCGCAGCTTCGGACGGCACAGCGCGAGTGTCCGGACGATCTCGGGGGTCTACCGCGCCGAGGCCGCCGCGGATGCCCGGGTGGACACGGTACGCACGGCCACGGCGCGGTTCCTGCAGTCGAGCGGCCGGCGCCCGCGCATCCTGATGGCCAAGATGGGGCAGGACGGTCACGACCGCGGCCAGAAGGTCATCGCCTCCGCGTTCGCCGATCTGGGCTTCGACGTCGATGTGGGCGCGCTGTTCCAGACCCCGGAGGAGGTGGCCCGGCAGGCCGTGGACGCCGATGTGCACGTGGTCGGGGTGAGTTCGCTGGCCGCCGGTCACCTGACCCTGGTGCCGGCGCTGCGCGAGCAGCTCGACGCCGCCGGGGGCGACGACGTGCTGATCGTGGTCGGCGGCGTGATCCCGGTGCAGGACCACGAGCGGCTGCGCGCGGCCGGCGCTGACGCCATCTTCGGTCCCGGCACGGTGGTCACCGAGGCGGCCACCGCGGTGCTGGACCTGCTGGCGCCGGGATCATGA
- the meaB gene encoding methylmalonyl Co-A mutase-associated GTPase MeaB, translated as MTGAIDVAAQARGVRAGDRRCLARAITLVESVHPEHRAAAHRLVAELLPAAGRARRVGVTGLPGAGKSTLLEALGTALVAAGQRVAVLAVDPSSGRTGGSILGDRTRMPRLAALPGAFVRPAPSGGTLGGVAAATGDVLVLLDAAGFDVVLVETVGTGQSESAVRALVDTLVLVGLAGTGDDLQHIKCGVAELADVFVLNKADGPRAGEVRRAAAELGRARRTGRSGAAGWSPPVVACSALENTGVDTLWEHVLRHQRAEPAGGETRRRAAVDGLWSEVQAQSLRALRTDPAVRVLRRQVEAQVADGRMLPGPAAELLLRAWRDHSRDDRPPAADAVGGPVSGAGGPHRR; from the coding sequence ATGACCGGCGCCATCGACGTGGCGGCGCAGGCCCGGGGTGTGCGCGCCGGCGATCGGCGCTGCCTGGCGCGGGCCATCACGCTTGTCGAGTCGGTGCACCCGGAGCATCGCGCGGCGGCCCACCGGCTCGTCGCCGAGCTGCTGCCGGCCGCCGGGCGGGCCCGCCGCGTCGGTGTCACCGGCCTTCCGGGGGCGGGCAAGTCCACGTTGCTCGAGGCGCTCGGCACCGCCCTGGTCGCGGCGGGGCAGCGGGTGGCGGTGCTGGCGGTCGACCCGTCGTCGGGTCGCACCGGGGGCAGCATCCTGGGCGATCGCACCCGGATGCCGCGGCTGGCGGCGTTGCCCGGGGCGTTCGTGCGCCCGGCGCCCTCGGGTGGCACGCTGGGCGGCGTGGCCGCCGCCACCGGCGACGTCCTGGTGCTGCTGGACGCCGCGGGCTTCGACGTGGTGCTGGTCGAGACGGTCGGCACCGGGCAGTCGGAGAGCGCGGTCCGGGCGCTGGTGGACACCCTGGTGCTCGTCGGGCTGGCGGGCACCGGCGACGACCTGCAGCACATCAAGTGCGGGGTGGCCGAGCTCGCCGACGTGTTCGTGCTCAACAAGGCGGACGGCCCGCGCGCCGGCGAGGTGCGGCGGGCGGCGGCCGAGCTGGGCCGGGCCCGGCGCACCGGCCGGTCCGGCGCGGCCGGGTGGTCCCCGCCGGTGGTGGCGTGCAGTGCGCTGGAGAACACCGGCGTGGACACCCTGTGGGAACACGTGCTGCGGCATCAGCGCGCGGAACCGGCCGGTGGTGAGACCCGCCGGCGTGCGGCGGTGGACGGGCTGTGGAGCGAGGTGCAGGCCCAGTCGCTCCGGGCACTGCGCACGGATCCGGCCGTACGGGTGCTGCGCCGGCAGGTGGAGGCGCAGGTCGCCGATGGCCGGATGCTGCCCGGACCGGCCGCGGAGCTTCTGCTGCGCGCGTGGCGGGACCACAGCCGCGACGACCGTCCGCCGGCGGCCGACGCGGTCGGCGGCCCGGTCAGCGGCGCGGGCGGACCGCACCGGCGATGA